From Camelina sativa cultivar DH55 chromosome 20, Cs, whole genome shotgun sequence, the proteins below share one genomic window:
- the LOC104770663 gene encoding photosystem II stability/assembly factor HCF136, chloroplastic-like, with translation MASLQLCDGYLFFKPTASPRLLSQRISHRLIPKASASPPPSSSSSSSSSSSLSFSRRELLYQSAAVSLSLSTVVGPVKEAKADEQLSEWERVFLPIDPGVVLLDIAFVPDEPSRGFLLGTRQTLLETKDGGNTWNPRSIPSAEEEDFNYRFNSISFKGKEGWIIGKPAILLYTADAGENWDRIPLSSQLPGDMVFIEATADKSAEMVTDEGAIYVTSNKGYNWKAAIQETVSATLNRTVSSGISGASYYTGTFSAVNRSPEGKYVAVSSRGNFFLTWEPGQPYWQPHNRAVARRIQNMGWRADGGLWLLVRGGGLYLSKGTGISEEFDEVPVQSRGFGILDVGYRSEEEAWAAGGSGILLRTRNGGKSWNRDKAADNIAANLYAVKFVDDKKGFVLGNDGVLLRYVG, from the exons ATGGCGTCTCTGCAACTCTGCGATGGCTATCTCTTCTTCAAACCCACTGCTTCTCCTCGATTGCTTTCTCAACGCATCTCTCACCGCCTCATCCCTAAAGCCTccgcttctcctcctccatcgtcttcttcttcttcttcttcctcctcctcattgtcTTTCAGTCGGCGGGAGCTTTTGTACCAATCGGCGGCGGTATCACTCTCCCTTTCTACCGTTGTCGGACCAGTAAAAGAAGCGAAAGCTGATGAACAGTTATCAGAATGGGAAAGAGTGTTTCTCCCAATCGATCCCGGCGTTGTTCTTCTCGACATTGCTTTCGTCCCCGATGAACCTAGCCGCG ggtttttattggGAACGAGACAGACGCTGTTAGAGACTAAAGACGGTGGAAACACTTGGAATCCACGCTCGATACCTTCAGCTGAAGAGGAAGATTTCAATTACAGATTCAATTCGATTAGCTTTAAAGGTAAAGAAGGATGGATCATTGGCAAGCCTGCTATCTTGTTGTATACTGCTGATGCTGGTGAGAATTGGGATAGGATTCCTCTTAGTTCTCAGCTTCCTGGAGATATG GTGTTTATAGAGGCGACAGCAGATAAGAGCGCAGAGATGGTCACTGATGAAGGTGCTATTTATGTTACTTCAAACAAGGGATATAACTGGAAAGCTGCTATTCAGGAAACTGTTTCAGCTACCTTGAACAG AACAGTATCCAGTGGAATCAGTGGTGCTAGTTACTACACGGGAACTTTCAGTGCAGTTAATCGTTCACCAGAAGGAAAGTATGTTGCTGTTTCTAGCCGTGGTAACTTCTTTCTGACATGGGAGCCTGGCCAG CCTTACTGGCAACCACACAATAGAGCTGTTGCCAGAAGAATTCAGAACATGGGATGGAGAGCTGATGGTGGTCTTTGGCTTCTTGTTCGTGGTGGAGGACTTTATCTTAGCAAAGGCACTGGG ATCTCAGAGGAGTTTGATGAAGTTCCAGTACAAAGTCGTGGCTTTGGCATTCTAGATGTTGGGTATCGTTCAGAG GAAGAAGCATGGGCAGCAGGAGGCAGTGGCATTCTACTGAGAACAAGAAATGGAGGCAAGTCATGGAACCGAGACAAAGCCGCTGATAACATAGCAGCTAACCTTTACGCGGTCAA ATTTGTGGATGACAAGAAAGGTTTTGTGCTTGGCAACGATGGAGTCTTGCTCCGATATGttggatga
- the LOC104770666 gene encoding ATP-dependent Clp protease proteolytic subunit 2, mitochondrial-like, with product MMMRGLVSGAKRLSTPSSMATSIATARRSYSLIPMVIEHSSRGERAYDIFSRLLKERIICINGPINDDTSHVVVAQLLYLESENPSKPIHMYLNSPGGHVTAGLAIYDTMQYIRSPISTICLGQAASMASLLLAAGAKGQRRSLPNATVMIHQPSGGYSGQAKDITIHTKQIVRVWDALNELYVKHTGQPLDVVAKNMDRDHFMTPAEAKAFGIIDEVIDERPLELVKDAVGNESKDKKSSS from the exons ATGATGATGAGGGGTCTAGTTTCCGGCGCCAAGAGGCTATCAACTCCATCGTCCATGGCGACAAGCATCGCCACTGCTAGAAGGAGTTACAGTCTGATTCCGATGGTTATTGAGCACTCATCGCGAGGTGAGAGAGCGTACGACATCTTCTCTCGATTGCTCAAGGAGCGTATCATCTGCATCAACGGTCCCATTAATGACGATACCTCTCACGTCGTCGTCGCTCAGCTTCTTTACCTCGAGTCTGAGAATCCTTCGAAGCCGATCCATATGTATCTCAATTCACCTGGCGGCCATGTCACCGCCG GTCTTGCAATTTATGATACTATGCAGTACATCCGCTCTCCGATTAGCACAATTTGTTTAGGTCAGGCTGCATCAATGGCTTCTCTTCTCTTGGCAGCAGGTGCCAAGGGGCAAAGGCGGTCTCTCCCAAATGCAACTGTTATGATTCATCAGCCTTCTGGAGGTTATAGTGGACAGGCGAAGGATATAACGATTCACACAAAACAGATTGTTCGTGTGTGGGATGCGTTAAATGAACTGTATGTCAAACACACGGGTCAGCCTCTCGACGTGGTTGCAAAGAACATGGATAGGGATCATTTCATGACTCCTGCAGAGGCAAAGGCGTTTGGAATAATCGATGAAGTAATTGATGAAAGACCATTGGAGTTGGTGAAAGATGCAGTTGGAAATGAAAGCAAAGATAAGAAGAGTTCAAGTTAG
- the LOC104770664 gene encoding mitogen-activated protein kinase kinase kinase 3-like yields MEKMMREPMRVDESSLKHVSFLGRGSFGCVSLQRDSNFRLYAKKSSSSFNQLQDFQKEIRIMVRFRNHPRIVQALSSVVHLSVPPEQRCHIYMEYASKGTLFNMISRFRGTPMPENMIGRAAFMILQGLDALHTNGYVHCDLKPANILVFPSTTVGEPWDLKLADFGLSKEPCTDSRSLFHGTEQYMPPESLGPDGEMGSSTVDIWSLGCTIIEMFGGCPLNMGHCYMWRLPRLVSPMADDFLMRCLALQPSRRATAAELLSHPFVAQKNFTAPILREMPPYPFLRLPPCIMGKEMEEYARHGLVI; encoded by the coding sequence atggagaagatgatgagagaaCCTATGCGTGTAGACGAGTCTTCATTGAAGCATGTCTCTTTTCTTGGCAGAGGAAGCTTTGGCTGTGTCTCTCTCCAACGCGATTCTAACTTCCGACTCTACGCAAAGAAGTCATCTTCTTCGTTCAATCAATTGCAGGATTTCCAAAAAGAGATTAGGATCATGGTTCGTTTCCGCAATCATCCTCGCATCGTCCAAGCCTTAAGTTCTGTCGTTCACTTATCCGTCCCACCAGAACAAAGATGTCACATCTATATGGAGTATGCCTCCAAAGGCACGCTCTTCAATATGATCTCCAGGTTTCGTGGGACGCCTATGCCTGAGAATATGATCGGACGTGCCGCTTTTATGATCCTACAAGGACTCGACGCTCTTCACACAAACGGCTACGTTCACTGCGATCTAAAGCCAGCCAACATCCTCGTCTTCCCTTCCACCACTGTTGGAGAGCCATGGGATCTTAAGCTTGCTGATTTCGGTTTATCGAAAGAGCCTTGTACGGATTCTAGGTCGTTGTTTCATGGTACGGAGCAGTATATGCCGCCTGAATCTCTTGGACCGGATGGAGAGATGGGATCGTCGACCGTTGATATATGGTCTCTAGGGTGTACGATTATTGAGATGTTTGGAGGTTGTCCATTGAATATGGGACACTGTTACATGTGGAGGCTTCCCAGACTTGTATCTCCGATGGCAGACGACTTCTTGATGCGGTGCTTGGCTTTGCAGCCGTCACGTAGGGCTACCGCGGCAGAGCTGTTGAGTCATCCGTTTGTTGCGCAAAAAAACTTTACTGCTCCAATATTGAGAGAGATGCCTCCGTATCCTTTCTTAAGGCTTCCTCCCTGCATAATGGGCAAAGAGATGGAAGAATATGCTAGACATGGATTGGTGATTTGA
- the LOC104770665 gene encoding uncharacterized protein LOC104770665, which produces MLTDRGRRVSICNASFEFSNRKFRGDFNGYGFVDLSEGCRDWSPSRRSSSSSSSVSKILRISSPTSSPPSSTTPTGTGYIEHEVSKLDTLAGIAIKYGVEVADITKLNGLVTDLQMFALKSLRIPLPGRHPPSPCLSNGSLNLGEGCPEQASSPASNGNHHQDVLFDSFQSLKLKPSEKNVSPAMNSLQGYYGLKPKNRRASEGFDMGLYKKKESSHFQDNDQYLTPLPATNTPLSHHRKSRSLVDAVLAEVNQSPNYLKAVGRREVNSDKPMTRRQKSEADFNSRAPELLMKEDNRSCSSGGFSAIAGKGLALRSKASSRTNLSADTDTGNVNSTPINLMDAPVGDSFSSVRKSFSASSLQETNCNSNGSSKWPTSKWTLKPDLLTQAAMASSIFDGLPKPLTGRRIKKAVD; this is translated from the exons ATGCTCACGGATCGAGGGAGGCGGGTCTCTATTTGCAATGCGAGTTTTGAATTCAGCAATAGAAAATTCCGTGGCGATTTTAATGGTTACGGATTCGTAGATCTCTCTGAAGGTTGTCGTGATTGGAGTCCTTCgagaagatcatcatcatcatcatcatctgtttcGAAGATACTGCGTATCTCGTCACCTACCTCGTCTCCACCTTCTTCGACCACTCCTACCGGCACTGGTTATATCGAACACGAGGTCTCCAAGCTTGATACTCTCGCTGGCATTGCCATCAAATACGGCGTTGAG GTTGCAGATATTACGAAGCTGAATGGGCTTGTGACTGATCTTCAGATGTTTGCTCTCAAGTCTCTCCGGATACCATTACCTGGGAGACACCCTCCTTCTCCATGCTTATCTAACGGCTCTCTTAATCTTGG AGAGGGGTGTCCTGAGCAAGCTTCATCACCAGCAAGCAATGGCAACCACCACCAAGACGTATTATTTGACTCCTTCCAGTCTTTGAAATTGAAGCCTTCAGAAAAGAACGTTTCTCCAGCCATGAACTCCTTGCAAGGTTACTATGgattgaaaccaaaaaacagaAGAGCTTCTGAAGGTTTTGATATGGGACTGTACAAGAAGAAAGAGTCTTCTCATTTCCAAGACAATGATCAGTACCTCACTCCTTTGCCAGCAACCAATACTCCCTTAAGTCACCACAGAAAATCAAGAAGCTTGGTAGATGCAGTCCTCGCCGAGGTCAACCAATCACCCAACTATTTAAAGGCAGTTGGAAGACGAGAAGTGAATTCTGATAAGCCAATGACAAGACGCCAAAAATCTGAAGCCGATTTTAATTCACGAGCTCCAGAACTGCTTATGAAAGAGGATAACCGAAGCTGCAGCAGTGGCGGGTTTTCTGCAATAGCTGGCAAAGGTTTAGCACTGAGATCCAAAGCATCAAGCAGAACTAACTTATCAGCAGATACTGACACCGGTAATGTCAACTCCACACCGATCAATTTAATGGATGCTCCTGTGGGAGACAGCTTCTCAAGCGTGAGGAAATCGTTTAGCGCCTCTAGTCTCCAAGAAACGAACTGTAACAGCAACGGTTCATCGAAATGGCCAACCTCGAAATGGACCCTGAAACCTGATTTACTCACACAAGCAGCCATGGCCAGTTCTATTTTTGATGGATTGCCTAAGCCTTTAACTGGTAGGAGAATCAAAAAGGCCGTGGACTAA
- the LOC104770661 gene encoding protein MIZU-KUSSEI 1-like: MAKGNSHDFTSKRHNSSFHWTRKVGSDENDDVSSTHNPLPDHNNSKPASKHTPSSSSSSSSSNVITQKRKLQSFAVSRLRSVIATLSRARPGHHHSGLGSRVVGTLFGSRRGHVHFSIQKDPNSPPAFLIELATPISGLVKEMASGLVRIALECDKGKEEDEGEEKNKTLRHGGGDKTKTTTATAAISRRLVEEPMWRTYCNGKKCGFATRRECGEKEKKVLKALEMVSMGAGVLPETEDTGGDGGGDVMYMRAKFERIVGSRDSEAFYMMNPDSNGAPELSIYLLRI; encoded by the coding sequence atgGCGAAAGGAAACTCACATGACTTTACCTCCAAGAGACACAACAGTAGTTTCCACTGGACAAGAAAAGTCGGATCAGAcgaaaacgacgacgtttctTCCACCCATAACCCTCTTCCTGATCACAACAACTCTAAACCCGCTTCCAAACAcactccttcatcttcttcctcttcctcttcctctaatGTAATCACTCAAAAACGAAAGCTTCAATCTTTCGCCGTGTCTCGTCTCCGTTCAGTCATAGCTACTTTAAGCAGAGCACGACCCGGTCACCACCACTCCGGACTCGGGTCACGGGTCGTCGGTACACTTTTCGGATCTCGTCGTGGACACGTGCATTTCTCAATCCAGAAAGATCCTAACTCTCCACCGGCGTTTCTTATCGAGCTCGCTACTCCGATTAGTGGGTTGGTTAAAGAGATGGCTTCAGGACTCGTCAGAATCGCTCTGGAGTGTGATAAGGgtaaagaggaagatgaaggagaagaaaaaaacaaaactttacgTCACGGCGGCGGAGAcaagacgaagacgacgactGCGACGGCGGCGATTTCACGGCGGTTGGTTGAGGAGCCGATGTGGAGGACTTATTGTAACGGGAAAAAGTGTGGATTCGCTACGAGAAGAGAGTGTGGTGAGAAggagaaaaaggttttgaaagcGCTTGAGATGGTTTCAATGGGCGCCGGAGTTTTACCGGAGACGGAGGATACAGGCGGCGACGGTGGTGGAGATGTGATGTATATGAGAGCGAAGTTTGAGAGAATCGTTGGATCGCGTGACTCCGAAGCTTTCTATATGATGAATCCTGATAGTAATGGAGCTCCTGAGCTTAGTATCTATCTGCTCagaatctga